The Aricia agestis chromosome 3, ilAriAges1.1, whole genome shotgun sequence genome includes the window AGCGAATATTCTTCATATTGTTTGCCTATGTTCCCGAGGTACCGTGGTTTCCGAATAGGTTTGAAGTCTATTTAAGTACGTTTTTATATTGCTCTGGTATATTGTCAGATGTTTGGATCATTAACATGATTACAAAAAAAGATTATACGGCCTTGATGGTTATCCCATGATGGGCAAATACAGGATTACAAATATAAAGAGAGACAAATTCGTCTTTTGTTGTCTATGGTCAACATCGATTGTGGGTACTGTCGACAGCGCGAGCGCAATTTTAGTTTCACATGGCCTAACGTGAAGAGCTGTAAAGGGAGAAACAAAACGTACTATTTTTTACATTatctttttacaatatttttacttttaattaatcTTCTTTTATACTGCGCTTAAACAATTAACCTAAAAATCATTGCCCTGCCTGACATTAAAGTTCACATTTCCAAACATTTTTAATCTTTTATTACCGAAACGTTTTTCTCTCACAAAGTTATAGGCTGAAGTACAAACATCAAATGGACTCCGGTTTGTTTGGCCGTTCAGTTCCGAGAGCGCACTTAAAGACTTTTTCAGTTGGGAAAAAATGGCGCTGCATTTCCTATAACAAGAAATCAATACAAGAAAATGTCACTCGAACAAGGATAATTCTCCGCCTCTGGGTACTAAATATACGTACGTATGGGACCCAAGGGCGTGACGCGCGAACTTAAATAACTTTTTGTTCTGAACTATTCGCACATTATGTGAAGGATacttttcttgtaaaaaaatgaTATATTGCTTGAAGTATAAGCATGATTTGTTTAGCCTTTTCAGTCAACTTCAAAGTATTGATTATTCAAAGTATGAATTATTAGTAAAACCGGTAACTAGTacctaatttataattattataaactaaggAATTACTAGCAggatgtttatacgtgggagagccatgcttcggcacgaatgggccggctcgactggagaaataccacattctcacagaaaaccggcgtgaaacagcgcttgcgctgtgtttcgccgagtgagtgagttaaccggaggcccaatcccctaccctattccctttcctaccctcccctattcccttcccttcccatctctaccctcccctatttccttatTCCCTttttaagaggccggcaacgcacatgcagctcttctgatgctgcgagtgtccatgggcgacggaagttgctttccatcaagtgacccgtttacttgtctgcccccttatttcttaaaaacatGTAGTTTTTTTCCAGTGTTAATATAGCAAACAACCCGCGACTTTTGTGCCTAAATTAATCGCGCtggaattataaattttattgcgATATATTATTCACTATAGTACGTTTATCCTAAATATATAAGTCTTTGCGTTTATCTCGCATTGTAGAGTTTAAATCGTTAAAGATTATAGAGACTTCCATATTAGGgctaactttttaatttatcattAATACATCATATTATGCAATTTGTTATCATGACACTGGATTTTGTACAACAGAACAAGAATACATAAATGTCTAAAAACGTATTCCTTTATTAATTCCCTGCAAGCGGAGCGAGCTAATCCAATTAGGAGCTGCATTTACAAATTGTTACAGCTATTATTCAAActatataaatatttcaaataagaaTTTCAACGGAGCTAACaagtgttaaaaattattatgttatttgagTGAATAGACTCATGAGATTACGAGCTGATATTATgaagtactagatgtcccgcgcggcttctcccgcgtaaattaggaattttacagaaaccgtacattttcccataaaaaatagcttatgtccctactcccttcacttggtctactctatatctgtacttaatattgccatagaaattgctccagtagttcgtaatttctaatatttcccccgtttttcccacattttcctgagtttcttcggccgtattagtcttagcgtgataaatgagctatctaacactgagataagtttttaaatcggacctgtagttcctgagattaacgcgttcaagcaaacatactcttcgggttttataatattaggtaggtaaggtaggtatagattttttttaattatcgcttgacaaactcgagtctcgatctaaaagactatgaaaagtaccaataacagcgtgattataggctcataaccatgggacgatgcatggtaaaataatatggtagtgatgatgatgatgatgatgaatgtaatttgcatagtagcatatgctttccgttcttaaaacaacgccgaaactcccaaacttgtatctatgaagaatcaggagttctcccagcaccttccgaaccacggtataccaggtacacctcggtgcaaaatcttacttgttggtagcatctgcttagaatacttctcacgaaacagaagtcaccacatgtttccctataaattttgaggagttccctcgattacttatggatcctttcACAACTttagtgaatataataccaaattgggatgataccctatataccaaaagaaaaattttgaaaatcggttaataaacggctgagtaatcgttgaacataagaaaacgaatataacacctcccccattttgaaagtcagttaaaattgtagcctatgtgttattctgatgtataaaatatattattgtaaagtttcattaaaatccgttcagtagtttttgcgtgaaagagtaacaaacatccatacatccatacatctatacatccaaacaaactttcgcctttataatattagtagcaGAAATGAAAATTAACTTCAAAAGCGTGGTGTTTCTCTGGAAGATTACATACGTCTACCGATAGCTATTAAAATACTAGCTAACCCGgcaaaagtagataaaaatctattctcaagtctaacgaatgtacatacaaaatttcattaaaatcggttgggccgttttggaggagttcgcgcacaaacacagtgacacgagaattttatatattagaagaagCATATTATAAATCTGTCGGTGTTCAGTGTTTGTATTGATTAAAAGCTTATATACTTGACTAAACACGTACGCTTGAAGTAAATCTTAATACAAGTCATTAACCCCTGAATGAGAGCACAGATTTAAGCAGTACAACAAAAGCTAGACGAAGCTTTAAATCAAATGTAAACTATCAAATTTAATTAACAAACGTTGTTAATGGATAGAGGCAAATCGATTTTTAGCTCCAAAACTCACTGATTAAATCTACCGACTAGTTGCTAAAGCATTAATTACTTTTCAACTACATTCACCATAATGATCGCGAagtgatgtaggtatatttCACCATATAGCGCTGATAGTTCTTGCAAAATCAGATATATTGGTTTATAGGCAGATTAATAACCTACTTTATctggttgggttatgtcaatgGTAATCGCGATCTCACATAACACGAGATATCGCTGGTCCATCAGCCTATAAATCgatttcgttgatagtgcattaGATTATTTTGCCAACCTCATAATAACATCTTATTTTTCACTCCAATCAAACCATTTCAATCAATCAACATTGTATTAAATCAACCATAATGTACTtcattcgaatttcgaacaatcgataaacaatttgaataatatttagtttattttctcAACGATTGTCCTCACGATTGTAAACAATGTCGTACAGGTGTATTGCACGTAAGTTACTTTTTTACTCTATTTTGTATAACAAATTCTTAACCCTCCAGCGGCTACTTACAAATCTATGGAATTACAAATCCTAATCAGACTTTTAACTAGTCGCCAATACGCCAGAgaaagacaaacaaacacaatatttattacagTGAGGAGACTTTTATTTTAGAATTGAGTCTAAAGATTCAACAGACTAAATAcagtttttgttactttttggaTCGACTTAACACACTGAATGCGGACTGACAACGATTGCGAAAATAAAATGCATGTGAAACGTTCAGAATGCAACACATTTTATATTGCGTGCCATAAAACACCGGGCCGTTTGCACTCCACCCGCATTTCGAAATACTCCCGACATTCGCATACACGAAATACTCAAATAGTAAATAGTAGAGTTTGTTGCTATAGTTATAATCGTTAAATGAATAGGAAAAACAAGCGATTGCCTAAAAAtaaagacatattttaatacaataacaGCTTTAAGACACTGTGAATTCGTTCTGCGTAGATTGGAACACAAACAAAAATggatgaatcttcgggtagttgaagaacttcaataaattggacgccAGCTGTCATGAgtcctgtcacctcagtccacctgTAACCAGGGCCTCTGTAAAGGCAGCCGAAACGTCGGAatgaataaaagtgctccgtgacaaaaatccgtaagtgtttcaacctataatatcatgagtgatactcgcgtaaacttaagaaatcattaTAATAACAATTGTAAACTATGAGTACTACTCAAAATTAATCGTGTAGATACAGAGGTGGAAGTACTCTACCTGCTAAGAACTAGCATCTGCTTATGGTGATACTGATTGCGGAttggaaaatataataaaaaataggaATTGATCTCATCTCTTGTTTAGAAAACCTGATGTTTAACGTTCATTACCCAATACTTACGATAACAGATCTGGTCGTAAAAATATCATACCAATATTTAATCTTATAAAAACTCAATTTTATACGAACACAAAGTATTGTAATAAAGCCAACGAAATATCTTCAATTTTCTGATATGTTCGACCGTCGTATAAATAAAAGGGAACAATTTACGCGCGCGCGGCGGCAGGGTTAATCAACTTAACTCAATGAAACAAACGGCATTGTTTACGTTTTTTTACGTTGTATCCGTCGATATAAGCCACCTGTGGCGGAGTAAATCATTGCCAGTGAACCGCTCCACCTAAATGGCCGGTAATATTGTGGTAATTATCGCCGCGTTGGGCGTCGCTGTAGCGCAAGATTATTTCGATGGTATGTTTTAACCCCCGACGAAAAAGAGGGTTGTAAGTTTGATATGTCCGTCTGGCTTTATGTGTTTGTGTTCATCGTATTATGTTCATGGGTAGATCAATTTTGATCTAGCTTTGCTTTAGTCTAAAACGTCCGAGGTTCCTTTGCAAATTGAAATGGAGTGGACAAAAAAagcaagttaatttttttaatacatattcTTTTTTCAGATCgatacaaatataaaattgaTACTGCACACTCGATAGATATACCTAAAAATTTCGAGGCCATTGGACCCGACGCACTCAAGACTATATCCAAATATGTAAGCGATATACAAAAAACTGCAGAATTGACCAACTCCCTAGCCAAATTCGATGTGCAAGTGTCTATGGAGAAGAAACGTAAGTCAAAACATGGCTACCTGAAGCCAACGAAGTCCAAGAAGTTTAAGGTGCCATTGAAGAAGAAAAACTTGAGGCTCTCCAGCTTCGAGATAGACTTAAGGAAGTATGCGAGCGAGAATATCGAGAAGAAGATGGCAGAACTAGAAAAAGCTTACTCTAACGCTACGACGGAGAAGAAAGTGATCTTGCAAGTGACGAAGAAGAACAAAGTCGGGAAATTCAGACCGTATCTCACCGCTGTTAAGccaaaataccataaaaatgtgAAGCCTGTACCGAACAAAGAGattgtattaaattaatttaaataatactgcagtgacataatattatagctaaagtaagAAATAATTTGAAACTAAGTGTACATAATtcgttaaaattgtattttttttttactttttatattaaagtaaattgtttttatataagtaatattttttattttatttccacatttttcataaatttcataTGTATTAATTTTGCTATATTTCCTTTAATGCTTCGGAGTATTTTGTAAATAGAAATATTTCTCTATATCCTCATTTTTTGTATTTgagcattttcaaaaaaaaggGTTCCCCCTACTTTTGGCCTGTCCCCCGTTTTTGAAGTCGAATCAAAAGTAAAATTTATATGtggctaattattataatgcttGATAAGTAATAAACACATCAAAACGCGATAAATTCAAACTATTAAATTCACTACACTTTgcctaatatttttaaattgatcaTTTTCAACACCAAGGTGTCAGTTTTTGGCGTGTCCCCTTTCAAGATTTTCGATGTTAGAGAAGCTTTTCTTAAAAGTTTTATACTAGGGTACCTTATGTTTTAGTATCGTTTGAAAGTACTTTTATTTGCAAATCGTCGCATGTAGCTCACAATGTAAGTAGTATGTTCATATAAATGCAATTTGATTtccaaaaatatcttaaaaagcGGTACCGACCGGACATCGCGTTTGTCACGGTAAATAatgccatttaaaaattatagatgACTATTTGAATTGGCTTCATCATCCTTTACATTCACTGTCTGGCATTTTTAAAAAGCTATTTTTCTAATAGATTTCGAGTAAAACGGACGCGTTTTGTGAGTGCAACGGCTGTTAAGATTTCTACTGTCTGTTTTGAGACACATTATCTACTTGATACAGgctagtttacattatttaactGTTTTCAGAAGATAAGCAATGTATTAATAAAACGTTATTTATATTTGATCATCAGTTGTCAAATGTTTTCGTCAGAATATAGTTTTGATTACAAAATGGGAAGAAAACGTCAAGTCAGATTTGCGACATATTGCTTCGTGACCTATAGGCTGACAAGAGAAGTCGCAAAATCGACAGCATAAAGCTAAGTCTACATGTCATTGCAAGATTTTATACTTTTAGGTTTCACAATGCCACTTACTAGCGAACAAAGATCTCAGAGGTATAGAGAAAAATTGAAAAGAGAGAATACTAAAAAAATTGAGGCCCAGGGACTACaaaatttgcaaaaaataaagtctaagaAGAAAAAAGTTTCACAAAGAAGCGGACAAAAGAACAGTTTTCAAGGgttgttaaataataaacaatggtAGAAACGAATTCTATAGCCATTTATTTTAACCATGTAAATTTTTGGATTCAATGTAAACCCAGCCTTATAAAATATGGTCTATCGGTTTTGCGACTGTCCCCCGTTTTGCGacagcaaaaatattaatttttactaatttttaataataaggaTACAAATTATTccaatgaaatatttaaaatggttTTACTGTTCCGACATACAATAATCATTTTACCGATATACACGACATACATTAATCTATCGTAAAAGTAGCGGCTACTTTGGCATCAGCTGTGACAAAACAGAACTTAAATCTAGTTTAATTGGCATTATTTTCACGTAGTCGACGTGTGTGTGACGACGAGTGTtctatttttcaaataatatattttataatcttcGTAACGCAGTTAAAATATTTCGCGTCTTTCTTCATAGAGCATAAAAACTGAGGCAAAACTGACACTTTTTTCGCAGTGCCAAATTAATTTGATGATTTctcgtaaaataaattaatctgCAAGCAATCAAATATGATTTCCATAAACTATAATGTATCTTTAAAATATCTAaatcaaaatttcatcaaaaatttaacatttaaaatttaaacacgAATTACACACACACACTGTGGTACACTTAATTTTGAAAACGCTCAtttaactaaatataatatctgtAGTGTCCTGTTACAGCACGTCTtatctgataataattaatagttgtAGCAAGtgctttttatttcattaatatttttaataccgcAAGTTTACCGGTTGAAAATTTCACCATCCTTTTTGTGGCGGACTCTCCTAAAAGCATTCATATCAGTCATGCGGTCGACGAAAAAACCAGCAATATACGGGAAACACAGACGGACAAAAAGAAAACCGAACTAGGCTGGATCTGATGCAGTTTGAAATTTATATTTCGCTCTCCTTCTTTTTCCGTTCGCGAATATTAGGTTTAACTTACGCTTTTAACGTTTTTGTGTTGCAGTTCGGTCACGTTTTAGCTCAGACTTATATTTGAAGCGCCATTTTGGGTGATATTATGATGCGAGCAATAAACTAGTTTCTGCGGCTAAAGTTTAAAGGCTTTTGACTGTGGGAgcgaaatgtttttattatgaatacCAAATTGGTCTGGCTCATTTACATCTTTCCTAAAAACACACTAGTTTGACTGTGCCCTGGACGCTTCTCTTACACGTATAAAATTCGAAATACAGTACAATTAAAATTCCGAGAAAGCATTATTTAGCGCGGTAACCGAACCGTGTAACCGCGCTTATAAACCACGTGCCCGCGAGGCCGTGAGCGGGGCACGACGGGGCACAGCGGGGCATTCCGGGGCACCGGGGCCCGTATAAAGTGCCCACTTTCTATTCCCCGCACAGTCTGCTTCGTATTCAGTGGCGCCGGGAGCACGGCCACTTTCCTCCCCGAGGCGGGTAGGTGTGAAATTAAATATACTGCCATTTTTATTTCAGAATGTTCGCAATACATATTGTTCGAAAGGATTGGAAATGAGTTTAcacgtactttaataattaaatatgtgtttcataaaataaaaatcttaaatatatgtatagtataaaaagtattaaatatatatccgttgtctggtacccgtaacacaagtccttgtacttagcacggggccagactgacgtggtgtgaagcgtccatagatattattattattactttgatCGAGGTGCATTGTATTCAGGTTAAGGCTCTATCATGCCACTAACATTATAAAGTCAAAAGTTTTGAGTGTTTGTTgattcacgccaaaaccgcagAACGGGTTTTTACCAGTTTGGTAGTAAATTACGTACCGTTTAAAACATAGGCTGctttatctaaaaaaaaacgCTAGATTTTGATCGGGGTGGAGCCGCagaaaaaaagttatattttataacagctTCTTGTTACAAATTGTTGTATTACCGGAAATTTTTAGCACAAAAGACCTTAGATGTCATCAGTTTTTTAACGTCGAGGAAGGGTCTTGTTAGTAAACTGTCGCTGTGACCCGCGAGTGACAGGTGTAAATTGAGGGCAGGAGGGCGAAGAATTATGCAAGGGTCGACAAATTTCAACTTTCCCTGATATTTTAACCGAAATTAAAGATACAATTTTTACACTTTTTAGACTTTTCCGCTTAAATAACATAGGCCATTATAATGGTTATtgcatattaagtatatacttattataaatcataaaatagaTTGATTTTCAGCTTATAACgttctaatatatttttgaacttagctttattgttttaaaaagtaTTGCAAATCACTACGAAAAATCATAACTTTTTTGTGAATCTCttgcaaaaatatttataagacTTAAGCTGTACGAtacgatatttaaattttaataacgtTCATTAtagcaattttaaaaattaaatttttacttttggtatataaaaaaaataattaaacattatATGAAACagtgcatattttatttttagactgGTAATACTGTCTTACTACTGTTCTTGTTCTTACTTCCAAATTAAATTGAAATGATAtctagatagatagataatatatttatgacTTACGAGACAAAAAAAGTACAAGCCgggttttaattaattttatttcaatgctcTCTTACTTTAAAGTGCTATTTATACTAAAAATTAACATCCCGGATTCCTTGCACGTCGTAGAGGCAACGACCATACGATTAATCGTATAGTGTAAGCGCACTATAACATTCGGCCATGTTTGTTTTATAGATTGCATGAGTAATGAATTAAAATTAACCCCGTCGTAAATACGGCGGCAAATCGAGCGAGGTTCTGTTTGACGTTTGAAATATGTGTTATTTCGGCGCAAACAGTTGCGGTGGCGTATTTTATAATCCTGTTTTTATTGACTAATAAATATTCTGTTCGGTATCGTAAGTTGTTTTATGATTTGTCGCTCGCGACTGCACTGCCGCCTAAGAGTTATATGTTaaggaaaaaattaaaaaataagttcGTGTCACACAAGGATGaatttatttgttgttacacATGAAACACAAGCAACAAAATAAACATGTTATTTTTAAGACACATTTTTTCATAGGAATTAAAGTGTTCAATTAGTAAGTAGGAATTATGTAGTTCACtttttataagtttaaaaaaatctataaaaactTTGAAAAGTCAATTGCTTCAAATAAAtcgtacaaaaatattataatatattataatattatagtatgtcaGTGAAAATATGATTATATTTCCACATTCGGCTCAATATTAAATCCCCTTTACGTTTGATTGGATAAAAAAGTGGAAGGTAACCGCGAAAATGAAATTTCAATTCACCGAACATTCGAGAGATTCCTTTATTCCGTTACATAATGAAATGTCGAAATTCACACACTTGCCGCCATTATTTCAGATATTATAGATCCGAGACCCTAGACAAAGTATccttcgttaaaaacgatgactaCGGCCACAGATGTGACACTGCGTGTTCTTTCTCTTTAAACTGTGaagagataaaaatatattgcagATTCAAAAATTACCTAATtgctaatacaaaatattatacctgctaaaataatgaaataagaaagaaaatcaaatcaaaaaatcatagTCGCCTGAAGAGGTGATGCGaaataaaaaatttgcttgtttttCCTTAGAGAAAACCCGTACGAAACTGAATCATGTCATATTATACTCGCTGTTATAAAACTAGTCACAAAGGGCCCAGAAGGACGAAGTCAACTATTTCGCTTAACGCACAGTAATAAATTGCTGAATAAAAGTTGATATCAAATGTTATTCAAGGCACGAGCCATCTCAACAGGCTTTTAAAATTGGAGGCTGATTctggtaatataaaatttattacgtTTTGAAAAGTGTATGCTACCAGTTCCACGGAATGTgactagaatattatgtttatcatcatcagttttaattttagaaatgctgcttttgaatcaatttttttcttaagtttGTGACACTTAATAAGGACTGAAACCGCTTTGCTAATTACTAGCCCTCATTTGTCACAGAAAATACtgaagtaacaaaaatatttttctcttaTAAAATTTCCATCCCAATACTTGATtgcaccactttctgataaagtgccgaataggctattcaaaacttttttgacaagttcTCCATACTAATTgacctgtcaagttaagtgatgaatagcctattcatcacttatcaggaagtgttgaaacaggccctataTGTAATTGGAACCTGGACTACTCTTTAGATTTATTTTCACCGCAGGAATTTAAAGAATGTCTGTATGCTGACAACGTTTCTCTCAATATTCTGTGAGTTTATGACGTGTACACTCTACAACCTGTCGGatattggtcggattatttactgcatGTGCTAGCTGTAGATTATTTACTGCATGTAGCTGTAGTGCCCTATACCTCGGTCTTCGACGTAAAATTCCTTCAGCGAGACACACAAATAGATGAACAAGGATTGAAACAAATTGATTTGGttgcgaataaaaaattaaaagttgtaCAGTTGTTTACAAGGTTGTATAAAGTTGATGTCCGCGGTTTATCGGCGCGCCCCGACGCCGAATTATCATTCAATGATTAAGTGTCTTCGAAACAACTTCGCTCATAAATATTTGTGACATTTTTGTTTACGATTATACCACTTTGACACAAATAAAGTTGTTTGTCTTTCATGATTGCGACTGTACCGATTTATACAGACAGTACCAACTCTTTTGGAATATAATCTATAGCAATAATTGTATAGATATTTTGCTGTGGTAGTTgctttttaagaatataaaattgatcatttacattaaaatattttgtaaataacttAACTTTTGCTTTGTAGAATATTCAAACTTAATATTCTTTTAggttgtttttgtattattaaataaatagtaaaatcaCACTAGTAAAAtcactcacagaaaaccggagtgaaacagcgcttgcgctgtgtttcgccgagtgagagagtttaccggaggccccatcccctaccctctcctattccttccctaccctccactgttcccttccctaccctcccctattcccttccctaccctcccccgttcccttccctaacctcccctattcccttccctacccttccctataaccctattccctcttaaaggccggcaacgcacctgcagctcttctgatgctgcgagtgtccatgagcgaaggaagttgctttccgtcaggtgacccgtatgctcgtttgcgccctttatttcataaaaaaagaatactCAAGCTGCATCAGAATCAAAATATCTGACGACCCTAAGATATTTGAATGTAATGAGAAAcaaacccaatttttttcaacaacaaaaacaaaatttgcaCATAACCCAAGACAAATTGAGGAGTAATCATGTGACCAAGTCAATTATAAGGAGCCACAATCGGCTGACGTCTATGTCATTACA containing:
- the LOC121725230 gene encoding uncharacterized protein LOC121725230, translated to MAGNIVVIIAALGVAVAQDYFDDRYKYKIDTAHSIDIPKNFEAIGPDALKTISKYVSDIQKTAELTNSLAKFDVQVSMEKKRKSKHGYLKPTKSKKFKVPLKKKNLRLSSFEIDLRKYASENIEKKMAELEKAYSNATTEKKVILQVTKKNKVGKFRPYLTAVKPKYHKNVKPVPNKEIVLN